taatgtaggcaaaatatgaaTTACTATGTTTGAATATACCAAGTATgtaaggtatgcatgaacaagtaaaagaacgtaATTAATATCCCacaagatgcatgaccaatcataatgaacatgaatagagCTTACAAGCATTTctaaacatatgaaactcatggtcaatgcatatcatacaatttcaactttcaactcataacttaacttcaacttgtatGGGATAACACCTTTAACAGACATTTAATACCATGCCAGCTATTACATGGAGtttgatgactcctgcattgagaCAGGATGATGACTCCTGCTTTGAGATAGGGGAGGATACCTTGCctgggcatactccctcatggtactcaactcaactacgCTAGCTCTAGATTCACTAGCTAgtccataaaggcaatcctacgtgggcaatgtagtttgggactttaggttgttactaggatttccttgggtaaatAACTGTGTTACAGACCGAACCCCACCAAGAAGTCCTTGGTTGTTAGTCAGTATCCCAACGGAAACTCTTTAAAACGTGACTATAACATAAttgggaaagatagtaactgtctATCAATCCATagttaaaacatattaggaatagctcattaacttagtaattcataagaatccataatttAGGTGGGAATTATACTTATCagcatctttaacatgattgtgtgagaattggacttatcacaccattAGTAACTTCTATGATCTTTACTTTGATCATCATTTtaacttctttgatcttaactttgatcatcattataacttctttgatcttaactttgatcatcactataaaatcataaatttcaaccctaaatcatgaaaactttctttaaacatcattaaactcacgattaattcatgaaaattatttttagcttcataatcataacttaaaaTTAGTTTTATGCATatgcattcataattcatctcaaaatcataaaattcatatgaaaacatgcatacaatgatcattgataacatctgaAAATGGAATTGAGTCAGCCCAATGCGATTTATCAATGCTAGGGTTtataactcaattgaaattgaaagaaactttgagaaaactttgagGCTCCATGAGTGAAAAtgacccatgaatcaatccccgcATACCTttattgaattcactaagaattgataaagaaaccttgtagaaattttaaaaaccctagtttgagcttgaagaggaaaccttgagagactctattcttgccttagaaaaattttggagaatgaattgaatagaaggggaatttgaagaatcaaatatttataaacttTGAACTTggacataaaagtgtctaggttcattgaaccgaataTTGGAAAATACacaattacccctcattaaacttcaaattttgacCCTATGAATCACCTTGTATGGACCATCTAAGAAATTACGAGTTGTCTAAATGACTCGTCTTTCTAATCTGAGAGAAGCGCCATAAAtagagtctctaaagtttaggAACAGGGCATGTTTAGACCTGTTATTATGGAAATAAGTTGTTCTTTGGGCTCATCCTACATGTCCCAAAGACCCACAATTGGAGAGACTgaatttttttcatgaattattcttATGACCCGTAACAATTTTAACAACTCATCCTGGcaagtcgtagaacctctcctgaggaATCATCTTATTCTGCTCGAGGTTTCACTCTACAACTCACCTTTATGAGCTGTAGAAAGCTCTACAAGCCATAGAGTGACTCGCAAACATGGGCTGGTTCAAAAATTTAGGATATTTATCCTTGGTTCCAACTCTCTGACTTAcagggtcttataatatctccttctgggaatattcgtcctcgaatgagattaacttatcataggaaggacacagaaagaggactagcaacccaacatgaacatgatgacatcttaaatGTATggaacatgactttaaaatcaacttttcatgCGCATGCATTCAGAtgatgacataggaggaactgaattcATAAGATGCCAATTAACATGAACAAggacaacttactactttaggcttgagtagagggaaagaggtgtGGGTATTGTGTCATCATATCCGGttccgcttcccacgtagcactttctacttgttgattcctccataacaccttaatagatacaacttctttgttccttaaatTCTTAACCTACCGGTCCAACATTTCcactggaacttcttcataagtcaaattctctttaacACTTACATCCTCCAAAGGgacaatggaatttggatcacccacgaactttctcaacatagacaaaaGAAACACCTGGTGAACCTTAATTAACTTaagtggcaaatctaactcatacgACATCGttccaacacgtctcaatatccTATAAgctccaacatatctaggactcaatttccttttcttgccaaaatgcattacacccttcatgggtgaaaccttcaaatagacccaataatctatttcaaattcaagttctcttatcctaacatctgaataggacttttgatgactttgagccattttcaacctctcccttatgagtcttaccttctccatagcatctatcaccaaatctagaccaatcaaGTCCATATCatctacttcaaaccatccgacctagatctacatctcctcccatacaatgctttgaATGGAGCCATTttgatgctagagtgataactattattataggaaaattcaatcaagagaaaatgttcatcccaaattcctttaaaatcaataacacacgccCTTTACaaatcctctaaagtttggatagTTCTTTCGGCTTAACTGTCAGTTTAAGAATGGAAAGCGATACTTAATTTAACCCTTTTGagatgacttccaaaagtgtgaagtgaatagTGTACCTCAATCCGATATGATGGACAGAAGCACACCataaagtcttaccaactcacgaacaTACGACTTAGTATAATCTTCGgtactataggaagtcttaactgcGATACTTAATTTAACCCTTTTGagatgacttccaaaagtgtgaagtgaatagTGTACCTCAATCCGATATGATGGACAGAAGCACACCataaagtcttaccaactcacgaacaTACGACTTAGTATAATCTTCGgtactataggaagtcttaactgatagaaaatgagccgacttggtcatccaatctacaacaacccaaatagaatcatgtttcttcttagtacaaggcaaacctattacaaagtccatattcacatcttcccacttccaagtaggaatttcaatgtcttgggatAGACATTGTGAGCTATAGAATCCTCATATCAGTAGCGAATTCTTTCCACATGCGATTGAATTCCTATGTGGGGCTTGTAAAATCTTATAGGTAAGCTCTAGATGCTCACAGATAGCACAAACTATTTATCGTATGAATTGGGTGTCTTGTTGATATCGAATTGGCTTGGGTCTTGTTCACCATGTCCAAAGTGGGAGATGAAGGTTTTTGGGGTCTTGGGCCGCCCATGTGGAACGACCTGACCTGATCCGAACTTATCGACCcaatacattttttttcttctgaaaaAAGGAATTAGATTTAGATAATTCAGATTTTGAAAAGAAGAGGGAACAATTACTAAGTAACTGCTCAACCTCTtccttttaaaataaatcttcTCCTCAGTTGAAAGTAACGAAAGACAATCAAAACAAAGACTAAAAAAAAGAGAtagagaagaacaagaaaagggaCTGTCTCTTTCTTATATTTACATTgacacaaaaataaagaaatctaGTTTGTGATATATATACTCCATTTCCTTGAAAGACGAAGTCGATTTAAAGCAACTTTTGAGTTTGGAGCAATTCTTCAACAAAGCTTTTATCAATCTTCCACTGTTATAAACAGGAACATGATCTTGTTCCTGTTACAAAAATTCTTTACACTTTATTAGGGTTGTTTGGTTCATGAGATACGGTGACGTATCCCACAAATAAATTTGAGATTAAGAGtatgtttggtatgaaggaaaatgtttttctagaaaatgttttcttggaaTGTTGGTTTTTAAGATTAGGATTCATCTTCTACTCTGTCAACTGGTCAATCTAATCATACGGAGGCCACTATGGAAAAAAGCAAGACCGTTCCGCaaaattttacttattttctcatattttggTTGGtgagtagaaaatattttttggaaaatattttctattgtttgATTGGTgaacgaaaaatattttccaaaaaatatctTCTATTATTGGCTAgagagtagaaaatattttttttaaaatagtttttgaCATAAAAATCAGCCTCATTAATCGATTCGGGACCTAACCCCAACACCCAAATCAGAATCTAGCCCCAACAATCGATTCAAGATCCAACCCCGATGATCGATTTGGAATTCGACTCCAATTTTTGACCTGGGAGCTGACCCTGACTCCCGAATTGAGAATCTAACATTCGAACTAAAATCCAACCCTCGATCCTAACTCTCAAATCAGAATTTGAttatctttttaaatatttttttaattttttgttttgggTGGGGTGTGGGGATGATGGGATGGTCAGGATAGGGGTGgggtaagaaaaataaaattttcaaaatttgaaatatttttcaataataaacttttaattatttttttttgggggggaggGGGTTGGTAGGGGGGTCGGCATAGGGATggggtaaaaaataaaaattttaaaattcaaaatattttttaaaaaatatacttttaaattatgtttgtGAGGGTGGGGGGCTGGTATGGGGGTTTGGAGCAGGGGTTGGGGaaaaatgaatttttcaaaattttaaatatttttcaaaaataattttttaaattttttttgtgggAGAAGGGGTGCTGGTATGGGGGTGGGATAGGAGTGGAgtaaaaaacaaaatttaaaatttaaaataatttttaaaattaaatttttaatttttttaatgtgtAGGGTTGGTAGGGGTATAGGGTGgagaaattgaattttttaaaatttaaagtatttttcaaaagcaaattttttaaattttaatttttttggaaggGGGTGGGAGCGGCGCTGGGGCTGATTTAGGGTAGGGGTAAAtaaatttagaaatttttttaaaaaactaaaaaaataaattatttttttattggtagGGTCGGGGTACAGCGaggtaagaaaaaaaatataatttgagtTTGGATGAgagttttagaaaatatttttcttagtttttggagaaaaaatatttttttaaaatttgagaaaaataagttaatttgaaaaacatttttaGAAACTTTAAGCCAaccaaatatgagaaaataagaaaatattttatttcctaTCAAACACATTCTAAATTTATACTTTGTTTGATTGAAGATATAACACATCCCAAAACTTGGTGTTCATTTTATTTCACCTCTTTAAGTGAGGTAAATTAATCCAAAAATAAGGGATAACTTTGTGTGCGCACCAAACGAGAGACAGAGTATCCATCCTAAGGAAAttagaaaaaatgaaaatggaGTTGACTTTGTTAACGTGAGGCCCAAGATTCCGGTTCAAATGGTATATATATGTTCAACAAAGAACAACTCATCGTTATCATCACATCCAGAAATTTGATCTCTGCTTTGAAATGGCATCAAGCAGCGAGGCCTTCATTGAAAGAGCTGTAAATTTGATACACAAGGAAAATCAAGCTCGAGCTAAGATTTTTGACAAGTTGCAAGAGAGAAAGGTAACTGTTTCTTGGTAATCTTTTATATACAGAATTACATTAGCATCCCATTTCTCTGAAatctaattttatgatattaagaGATAATTACACTTAAGAATAGGTTTGTACTATTACATCAGATTTTAACCCCAACTTTTAAAActatacaaaatttaaaaacattCTACTCCCTCAATCCCATATTATCCTTCATTTTTCCTTAAAGaatcaaatataaaaaagatatttttattaatttaatctttttaactttttttaataTACTCTATTTATGTGCCTATCTATCAATACCAAGACTTACAATAGAGAAAttgttttcaaattttataatatttgtatttttaaaagaattaattttaggaaaaaatagaaaaaaattaattaattttatcttaatttataaattaataattaatttaggatttatattttaatattatggaCAAATAATATGAAGCAGAGATCTTCCTCTCTCTTCTTCGCTGCTAAGAAACAAAGCAGAACGCACAAAATTTTACATTCATTTTTCTAGGTTATTATAGGATTAGTCTTTGGGCATGTGCTTTGAGCGTGTACCCCATatgagtataattttttttttttgccataTAATATACTTAAATTATAAACTAAAAAGTGTGATTTTCTAACAAATGATTCGTTTTTAACTCATTTTTAAGGATAAAATAATTGAGCGACTTTTGTTTAATTGAATTCCCCTATAATCACTGATTCACTGAGAAAAATGTAATTAGAGTTTCAATGGCTAAGATAGAAAGAAGTATTTATGACATTTGCAAAGCAGATTTATCAATGAAAAAAATAGGAGGAGGAGAAAGATAATGGAATAACTCTTCTAgtcatttatattaaaataataaattgataaaattctaaaactaaataaTATTACCCATTTAAATacgaaataaaataatttcatgaGATATTTCATAGCTATTATCCTTATCAATTCCTAAATTCTTGGGCATCGTGGACAAAATAAACTATTCCACCACTTGAGTAAGTttagaaattagaaaaaaaaatgtttctatcaaaagaatgatccaaaaatcaGTGAGCATGATATGCACCGTGCAATCACCACATCTCAAAGAAATCTATGAATTCACCAAAGATAACTTCTCtcttataaaatttaattagataaaagaataaataaatatgcatactAAAAATATGTTTCCATGTCTTCTTTTACAATTTGACATCATACTGgaacaaacaaaagaaagaaaagacctccatatacaatatatatagagCCGCCATAGGCTAATCCGCCGCCAAAGGCTAATCCACAAAACTACGGAAGGCTACATAAATATTTCATTGAGCAGTATGAACACATACGTGGATTCCTTCTCTGAGCAGTATGAACAAATGTGGATTCCTTCTCTTGATTTCCCATTTGCTTTGCTTTCACATTAATCCTGATTTCACATTTGAAAATACCCTGACTTAGAGACACAAAAATTAGCCTCACTaaccaaaaaaatgaaaaaaattagttaacaaagcaaataattttattagataaTTAATACTATAATTATAGATTATAGAGGAAAATAGAACTATATATTTCCCAAAGATAATGTAATCAAATTCGTTTAAAAACATAGTGAAAGGAATTGATATTGAAGGAGAAAAACAGAATCATTTTTTGACTCTTCCATTTGAGTCATCAAAAAGCTAAATTAAATGTTCTTTATCTATGATCATTTGAATAATATTCTCAAATAGTAGTTACCTTAGCATAACAAATTATTACAACAACTACAATCCATCTAAACGCTAAAACGTTACCTTTCAAATCAACGTTTTCTTCATTTTGTGTTTTTGATCTTTTCCTCTATTCTACAATAGCTTCCATTTATAGTAATGAGAATATCATGTTGGCTTGATTTTAATTAGGTGACATAAATTTGCACATTTAATAGCAAGAAGGTTATGAAAATGAAAGAACTAAGAATTATGAATATAGCTTAATTACTAATATCAGTTAagaataagaattatgaacaTGAAGGGGTGTGAGTTATGGAGatgactttttaaaataaaataatttatagaaGGATAAACAtaagcaaagaagaagaaaaatgataaatatgatTCTTGGACAAAGACATATATCACttcaaaaaatgatataaagggcccaaaaagaagaaataaaatatttggcCAAGGACATGCCACATTACTCTTCTTTATCTAGTTTAATATATATAGATTGTTATGAAAATTTTCCCTTAAAATGAGTGGCCTCATCTTCATTATTAATTGGATATTCATTGAATTGGTGGGTGAATTTCAACACGGTTTATATCTAATTGATTAGCATAAATTGTTAGAatgtatattttcatttttgtacaaaataatAATGTTTGGTTGGAGGGCAAAATAATCTTTCAACTTTTGAggaatattttagtatttcaaCTATTAACTTTGTGGctttctatttttaatataatatggtatatgataaaaAATTTAGATTCATTTTTCTAGGTTATGAAATAGGTAGTTCTATTGGTTGTTAACAAACTTGATTTATTATTGTGTTTGAAACtcaaattgtgattttttttttaaaaagtttatttCGAGTCAACTACGTTACATGAAAATTGTAACGGAGGGAGTACTAGTTTTCACGAGATTTtagctttttttatttttggtggcAATATGACCATTGAGAATAGTGATCTATCAGTGGATTATCTTCTTATTTCTCACACTgacaaattctttttttattttcccactTATACACAATGATGATTCACTTCAATCAGTACTGTTGGAGTTAcagttataatttttattactcATTCTTTGTGACTATaacttttattctatttatCTGTAGCtgttatattattgttttctaaTTAAGTACAAGTTTTTTTCCCTTTGGTCTGGTCCCTCTTCCCTCTTATATGCAGCTGGACAGAGACAAATTAGCTGAAAAAATAAGAAGTCTACTGCCCTTAGCATATTCATATGAGTCAAGAAGAAGGAACTTTGAATATACGGaacaaactttcttggatttctACAGTACAATTGAAGCAAAACCGAATGAACCTCCATCGGTAAgttttactctttcttttgcTTCTAAGACAATTTTCcaacatttttttctattttttgtcCACGGCCTTATACTTTGACTAAGTGAATCGTATGATCAGTGGCGGACCcaggaattttatgaagggggttcaaaaaaaattaaacacgctaatcaaaaaaaaatgtgcTTAGTCGGATTCGAACTCACGAGATGAGACAAGCTAAAGCGAAATATTGAACCAcatttgccactgagctagtcctttggcttatgctcagggggttcaatgttaaatatatacacataaattaaaaaatttatcttatatatacggtgtaattttttaacgaagggggttcggatgaaccccctcaaCATGCCTTGGGTCCGCCCCTGCGTATGATACTTGATAACTTGCTCATGATCTTATATAACTTGCTCACGATTTTGCTATGCTAAATAAGTCTAAGCTAGACACTTAGGATTGCTATAAAAATACTAGATATATAGAACACAAGACATTGCCGAAAGGAAGCTTTGTATTATAGAGAGCTTAAATTATTTCTTCGATGAGTTACAAGGagagttgattttttttcattagaaAAAAGGACACAACTTTTGATTAGGGACTATCAATCTATACCGTTCAGCCATCGAGTTTACTAAATACGGTTAAAATATACACTACATATACACCCTATTGTGTATACgcatatatgttatatgtataggtatgtatatttgtgtgtgtgtatatatatatatatatatatatatatatatatatttgtgtataatttatataaattagtataaaatatacaCTACCTATAcattgtgtacatattttataAAGTAGATGCTCCAAAGGTGTTAGaacaataattttctcttacaATTATGTATTAGTAGAGACTCTTTTTGTATTAAAAGCTAATGACACATTTTAGAAGCCCAAAA
This Solanum dulcamara chromosome 1, daSolDulc1.2, whole genome shotgun sequence DNA region includes the following protein-coding sequences:
- the LOC129886966 gene encoding uncharacterized protein LOC129886966 isoform X3, with product MASSSEAFIERAVNLIHKENQARAKIFDKLQERKLDRDKLAEKIRSLLPLAYSYESRRRNFEYTEQTFLDFYSTIEAKPNEPPSLAGMEKNTHN
- the LOC129886966 gene encoding uncharacterized protein LOC129886966 isoform X2; amino-acid sequence: MASSSEAFIERAVNLIHKENQARAKIFDKLQERKLDRDKLAEKIRSLLPLAYSYESRRRNFEYTEQTFLDFYSTIEAKPNEPPSVLHNQAHFMGMTSNANVERLKQKIQVITNDIRSIENHLDRINKKREKIYAQILKHHKTNI